In Antechinus flavipes isolate AdamAnt ecotype Samford, QLD, Australia chromosome 3, AdamAnt_v2, whole genome shotgun sequence, a genomic segment contains:
- the LOC127553345 gene encoding E3 ubiquitin-protein ligase RNF113A-like, producing MGDKRQQEARGERERYHPVPRQAWGRGQKGRGPFPPVLGTPPNPDRRSPDPPLAGGGRALPRPAMAEEAPSPSSSSAPSGPRCPFLFRRSGRPRASAGRRRRRGAGEGRPDGGGSGDGSGSSSDEAPAVVRPDRKRTVANPMIQKSRGASGGRDGDEDRALGLAVLYPSSRSAKPAGPEDMGATAGSELDAAREPGAKACGRQGPMRAPGHLRATVRWDYQPDVCKDYKETGFCGFGDSCKFLHDRSDYKHGWQLEREARPDNAEAEAEAYELAADEDVEHGRLPFRCFICRQPFRSPVVTQCQHYFCQACALRHFRTSPRCYVCERHTHGVFNPARGLVAQLRRLREAPDGSPDGASPTP from the exons ATGGGGGACAAGAGACAACAAGAGGCACGGGGGGAACGGGAGAGATACCATCCC GTTCCGCGCCAAGCCTGGGGGCGGGGCCAGAAGGGGCGGGGCCCGTTCCCCCCTGTCCTGGGCACGCCCCCGAACCCGGACCGGCGCTCTCCCGATCCTCCTCTCGCAGGTGGGGGTCGGGCCCTCCCTCGTCCCGCCATGGCCGAGGAGGCGCCGTCACCATCGTCCTCGTCCGCGCCGTCGGGGCCGCGCTGTCCCTTCCTCTTCAGGAGGTCGGGCCGCCCTCGGGCTTCCGCGGGCCGCCGCCGGAGGCGCGGGGCCGGGGAGGGGCGGCCCGACGGTGGTGGCAGTGGAGacggcagcggcagcagcagcgaCGAGGCCCCGGCCGTCGTCCGGCCCGACCGGAAGCGGACCGTCGCCAACCCCATGATCCAGAAGAGCCGCGGGGCCAGCGGAGGCCGCGACGGCGACGAGGACCGCGCTCTGGGCCTGGCCGTGCTCTACCCGTCCAGTCGCTCGGCCAAGCCGGCCGGGCCCGAAGACATGGGCGCCACGGCCGGCTCGGAGCTGGACGCGGCCCGGGAACCCGGGGCCAAGGCGTGTGGACGCCAGGGGCCCATGCGCGCGCCCGGGCACCTGCGCGCCACAGTGCGCTGGGACTATCAGCCCGACGTGTGCAAGGACTACAAAGAAACCGGCTTCTGCGGCTTCGGCGACAGCTGCAAGTTCCTGCACGACCGCTCCGACTACAAGCACGGCTGGCAGTTGGAGCGCGAGGCTCGTCCCGACAACGCCGAGGCCGAGGCCGAGGCCTACGAGCTGGCAGCCGACGAGGACGTCGAGCACGGGCGCCTGCCCTTCCGGTGCTTCATCTGCCGTCAACCCTTCCGCAGTCCCGTAGTCACCCAGTGCCAGCACTACTTCTGCCAGGCCTGCGCCCTGCGCCACTTCCGCACCTCCCCGCGCTGCTACGTGTGCGAGCGCCACACACACGGCGTCTTCAACCCAGCCCGGGGCCTCGTGGCGCAGCTGCGGCGGCTGCGCGAAGCCCCCGACGGGTCTCCCGACGGCGCCAGCCCCACCCCCTAG